One segment of Gemmatimonadota bacterium DNA contains the following:
- a CDS encoding DNA adenine methylase, which yields MRYIGNKTKLLDFIRRTLRRRGIAPGLAVDPFTGTASVARDLKRLGHRVVASDVMEYGRVFAEAYVVAEPGNGHARVATLLDELGSLPPRDGFLRRNFGATDQADQGRMYFTPDNAGRIDAARDRIERWRRDGAIDQGTFYALVAALIEAADRVANTAGVYAAFIKSWQANAVKPLELKPRRPQSGPPARAARGDAADVVGDSGPFDLLYLDPPYNERQYPAYYHLPELIAEGWFDTEPALRGKTGLLPDADKRSDWCRRGAAADALGAVLDAADCRHVVMSYNSEGMIPSDTIAALLKTWGRASTYKRYRRRYKRYRSDADGEGRSYAGDEVEEYLFCVDR from the coding sequence GTGCGTTACATCGGCAATAAGACCAAGCTGCTGGACTTCATCCGGCGCACCCTCCGTCGCAGGGGAATCGCGCCGGGTCTGGCGGTCGATCCCTTCACGGGCACCGCCTCCGTGGCGCGCGACCTCAAGCGGCTCGGGCACCGCGTGGTGGCCTCGGACGTGATGGAGTACGGCCGCGTGTTCGCCGAGGCCTACGTCGTCGCGGAGCCAGGCAACGGTCACGCGCGGGTGGCGACGCTGCTCGACGAGCTGGGCTCGCTGCCTCCGCGGGACGGCTTCCTCCGCCGCAACTTCGGCGCGACCGACCAGGCCGACCAAGGGCGCATGTACTTCACCCCGGACAACGCCGGCCGCATCGACGCCGCGCGCGACCGTATCGAGCGCTGGCGTCGCGACGGGGCCATCGACCAGGGGACCTTCTACGCCCTGGTGGCGGCCCTCATCGAGGCCGCCGACCGGGTGGCCAACACCGCGGGCGTGTACGCCGCCTTCATCAAGTCGTGGCAGGCGAACGCGGTGAAGCCGCTCGAGCTGAAGCCGCGCAGGCCGCAGTCGGGGCCGCCGGCCCGGGCGGCGCGCGGCGACGCCGCGGACGTGGTCGGGGATTCGGGGCCCTTCGACCTGCTCTACCTGGACCCGCCCTACAACGAGCGCCAGTACCCCGCCTACTACCACCTGCCCGAGCTGATCGCCGAAGGCTGGTTCGACACCGAACCCGCGCTGCGCGGCAAGACCGGACTTCTGCCCGACGCCGACAAGCGCAGCGACTGGTGCCGCCGCGGCGCCGCGGCCGACGCGCTGGGGGCGGTGCTGGACGCCGCCGACTGCCGCCACGTGGTCATGAGCTACAACTCCGAGGGCATGATCCCGTCCGATACCATCGCCGCGCTACTCAAGACTTGGGGCCGCGCCTCGACCTACAAGCGCTACCGCCGCCGCTA
- a CDS encoding glycosyltransferase N-terminal domain-containing protein → MSGGQRPAMMPPEPAELPAPSAQPGAGEKPVADVDLEAPVVPAAPRADVGDPDSSELPEPDTHPVDPGPALRAREHFYRFVLRAARPFASAGAGRDEKIQRGLAGRRVSVSAFEDWAAEHRDPDRPLVWVHAPSAGESLMAKAIIAALREKRPAVQIAFTHFSPSAERLLEEMGADVAAYLPWDSLTDVRRALDALEPTVIAYVRSEVWPVLGAEAKRRGTRVALVNAALARDSSRLRPAARWFLGPSYGRLDLVGAIAPDDAVLHRRMGSLPERTRVTGDARFDQVLKRLAGELPDAAKRLRDPGVVTLVAGSTWPSDEARLLPAFVRGGAGVRLVIAPHEPSETHLVGIEGRLDRSYIRHRRLSEVLEDERPLPGAVIVDQLGLLADLYRVADLAYVGGGFRDDGVHSVVEPAAAGIPVLLGPRHGNAREAAELVASGGGIEVTNAAQLEGRLRTLAQYETARRAAGDRATAYVRTRTGGAEANAEAILALIEG, encoded by the coding sequence ATGAGCGGAGGTCAGCGCCCGGCGATGATGCCGCCAGAGCCAGCCGAGTTGCCCGCTCCGAGTGCGCAGCCGGGCGCTGGCGAGAAGCCGGTAGCCGACGTGGATCTCGAAGCCCCCGTAGTGCCCGCGGCGCCTCGCGCCGATGTGGGCGACCCCGACTCCTCCGAGCTGCCGGAGCCGGACACCCACCCGGTCGACCCGGGCCCCGCGCTGCGCGCCAGGGAGCACTTCTACCGATTCGTGCTGAGAGCGGCGCGGCCGTTCGCGAGCGCCGGAGCCGGTCGCGACGAGAAGATCCAGCGCGGACTCGCGGGGCGCCGGGTGTCGGTCTCGGCGTTCGAGGATTGGGCCGCCGAGCACCGCGATCCGGACCGTCCGCTGGTGTGGGTGCACGCGCCGTCCGCGGGCGAGAGCCTCATGGCCAAGGCGATCATCGCCGCGCTGCGCGAGAAGCGCCCGGCCGTGCAGATCGCGTTCACCCACTTTTCGCCGTCGGCCGAGCGGCTGCTCGAGGAGATGGGCGCGGACGTAGCCGCCTACCTGCCGTGGGACTCCCTCACCGATGTGCGCCGCGCGCTGGACGCCCTGGAGCCGACGGTCATCGCCTACGTGCGCTCCGAAGTGTGGCCCGTGCTGGGGGCCGAGGCCAAGCGGCGCGGCACCCGCGTGGCGCTGGTGAACGCCGCGCTCGCGCGCGACTCGTCTCGGCTGCGGCCGGCGGCGCGCTGGTTCCTGGGCCCGTCGTACGGCAGGCTGGACCTGGTTGGCGCCATCGCCCCCGACGACGCGGTCCTGCACAGGCGCATGGGGTCGCTGCCCGAGCGCACCCGGGTGACCGGCGACGCGCGCTTCGACCAGGTGCTGAAACGCCTCGCGGGCGAGCTTCCCGACGCGGCGAAGCGCCTGCGCGACCCCGGCGTGGTCACGCTGGTGGCGGGATCCACGTGGCCCTCGGACGAGGCGCGGCTGCTGCCGGCGTTCGTGCGCGGCGGCGCCGGCGTGCGGCTGGTCATAGCGCCGCACGAGCCGAGCGAAACCCACCTGGTGGGCATCGAGGGTCGGCTGGACCGAAGCTACATCAGGCACCGCCGCCTCTCCGAAGTGCTGGAGGACGAACGGCCGCTGCCCGGCGCGGTCATCGTGGACCAGCTCGGCCTCCTCGCCGACCTGTACCGCGTCGCGGACCTGGCCTACGTGGGCGGCGGCTTTCGCGACGACGGCGTGCACTCGGTGGTCGAGCCGGCGGCCGCGGGGATCCCGGTGCTGCTCGGCCCCAGGCACGGCAACGCGCGCGAGGCCGCCGAGCTGGTGGCCAGCGGCGGCGGCATAGAGGTGACCAACGCCGCTCAGCTCGAAGGGCGCCTGCGCACCCTGGCGCAGTACGAGACCGCGCGCCGAGCGGCCGGAGACAGGGCCACCGCCTACGTGCGCACGCGGACGGGCGGCGCCGAGGCCAACGCGGAGGCGATCCTGGCGCTCATCGAGGGGTAG